From Chloroflexota bacterium, one genomic window encodes:
- a CDS encoding TIGR03619 family F420-dependent LLM class oxidoreductase yields MPKPMRFSFAPFPYDRWGGVEPLARAAKRADELGYFGIIMPEHIIMPVRPDVPPVSTVWYDNFVLGAHLATLTKRLRLVMLVMVVPYRPPVQMAKLVSTLDVVSNGRLILGVGAGWMRGEFRTLGIDHAKRGDLTDEYLRAMIALWTQERPQFEGPTVKFSNIAFEPKCVQKPHVPIWVGGSGPRPIRRLVELGDGWAPMVGGIETLPKELASVKAAIRAAGRDPEAMDFTHNFTAGELDPAAVKARAHASSGVYRPMKPLETPEEITAELRRFHEAGFNHISLTLNWKTPNDMIQKMEWFADKVMPAFR; encoded by the coding sequence ATGCCCAAACCGATGCGCTTCAGCTTCGCGCCCTTCCCCTATGACCGCTGGGGCGGCGTCGAACCCCTCGCCCGCGCCGCCAAGCGCGCCGACGAGCTCGGCTACTTCGGCATCATCATGCCGGAGCACATCATCATGCCGGTGCGGCCGGATGTGCCTCCCGTCAGCACTGTCTGGTATGACAACTTCGTCCTGGGCGCGCACCTGGCCACCCTCACCAAGCGCCTCCGTCTCGTCATGCTCGTCATGGTCGTCCCCTACCGCCCGCCGGTGCAGATGGCCAAGCTCGTCTCCACTCTGGACGTCGTCTCCAACGGGCGGCTCATCCTGGGCGTGGGCGCAGGCTGGATGCGCGGCGAGTTCCGCACCCTGGGCATAGACCACGCCAAGCGCGGCGACCTGACGGACGAATACCTGCGCGCCATGATCGCCCTCTGGACCCAGGAGCGCCCCCAGTTCGAAGGGCCCACCGTCAAGTTCAGCAACATCGCCTTCGAGCCCAAGTGCGTCCAGAAGCCCCACGTGCCCATCTGGGTCGGCGGCAGCGGCCCGCGCCCCATCCGCAGGCTCGTGGAGCTGGGCGATGGCTGGGCCCCCATGGTAGGCGGCATCGAGACCTTGCCCAAGGAGTTGGCCTCTGTGAAGGCCGCCATCCGCGCCGCTGGCCGCGACCCTGAGGCGATGGACTTCACCCACAACTTCACCGCGGGCGAGCTGGACCCGGCCGCCGTCAAGGCGCGCGCCCATGCCAGCAGCGGCGTCTATAGGCCCATGAAGCCCCTGGAGACCCCGGAGGAGATCACCGCGGAGTTGCGGCGCTTCCATGAGGCCGGCTTCAACCACATCTCCCTGACCCTCAACTGGAAGACGCCGAACGACATGATCCAAAAGATGGAGTGGTTCGCCGATAAG
- a CDS encoding TIGR03617 family F420-dependent LLM class oxidoreductase: MHSSILTWNPPSAIYSRDPPNDPRSAMKVFSFLLSEKLEDAPGRAKKLEELGFDGTSVGETRHDPFFPMLMAAEHTKRLHVATCIAIAFAQSPMLMAYKSWDLQRYSGGRFELGLGTQVKGHIERRYSMPWTPPIPRMREYVQSLRAIWNSWQNGVKLDYKGKDYSFSLMTPMFNPGPIQHPHIPVYLAAVTPAMAKLTGEVGDGIFLHPLSTPKYIREVLLPAIREGAKKANRSLDTFDVSSQNFIITGRTEADLQPEIDRIRRQIAFYASTRTYKVVMDTHGWGDVTDKLFQLSLKGQVGGGSEDVWKEMAGSITDEIFNEFVIVATYDTVAKRIKERFGGLVTRIAMSIPAKSPADEEAAKDVLRQLHAA, encoded by the coding sequence CCGCCATATACTCAAGAGACCCGCCGAACGACCCTAGGAGCGCCATGAAAGTCTTCTCCTTCCTCCTCTCCGAAAAGCTCGAGGATGCCCCCGGCCGAGCCAAGAAGCTCGAAGAGCTGGGCTTCGACGGCACCTCCGTCGGCGAGACGCGTCACGACCCCTTCTTCCCCATGCTCATGGCCGCCGAGCACACCAAGCGCCTCCACGTCGCCACCTGCATCGCCATCGCCTTCGCCCAGAGCCCCATGCTCATGGCCTACAAGTCCTGGGACCTCCAGCGCTACTCCGGCGGCCGCTTCGAGCTTGGCCTGGGCACCCAGGTGAAAGGGCACATCGAGCGGCGCTACAGCATGCCGTGGACGCCTCCCATCCCGCGCATGCGCGAATACGTCCAGTCCCTGCGGGCCATCTGGAACAGCTGGCAGAACGGCGTCAAGCTCGATTACAAAGGCAAGGACTACTCCTTCAGCCTCATGACGCCCATGTTCAACCCCGGCCCAATCCAGCACCCGCATATCCCCGTCTATCTGGCCGCCGTCACGCCCGCCATGGCCAAGCTCACCGGCGAGGTGGGGGACGGCATCTTCCTCCACCCACTCAGCACGCCCAAGTACATCCGCGAGGTGCTGCTCCCCGCCATCCGCGAAGGCGCCAAGAAGGCCAACCGCTCCCTGGACACGTTCGATGTCAGCAGCCAGAACTTCATCATCACCGGGCGCACGGAGGCCGACCTCCAGCCCGAGATAGACCGCATCCGCCGCCAGATCGCCTTCTACGCCTCCACGCGCACCTACAAAGTGGTGATGGACACCCACGGCTGGGGCGATGTGACGGACAAGCTCTTCCAGCTTTCCCTCAAGGGCCAGGTGGGCGGCGGCAGCGAGGACGTCTGGAAAGAGATGGCCGGCTCCATCACGGACGAGATCTTCAACGAGTTCGTCATCGTCGCCACCTACGATACGGTGGCCAAGCGCATCAAGGAGCGCTTCGGCGGCCTGGTGACGCGCATCGCCATGTCCATCCCCGCCAAGTCCCCCGCCGATGAAGAGGCCGCCAAGGATGTTCTCCGCCAGCTGCACGCCGCCTAG